Proteins found in one Salinimonas lutimaris genomic segment:
- a CDS encoding MerC domain-containing protein: MSSLQKIGDKLAILLSSVCMVHCVFTPLLLIAIPSIGGAFSIGHDTFHQIMLFFVIPVGVVALTMGYRRHRSLSVWVQGVGGLLILTFAALFGHELLGEMGETLLTIAGSLFIVFAHLRNFQMHRQSSCSA, translated from the coding sequence GTGTCATCTTTGCAAAAAATCGGGGACAAATTGGCCATCTTATTGTCATCAGTTTGTATGGTGCATTGTGTTTTTACGCCCTTACTATTGATTGCCATTCCGTCTATCGGCGGTGCGTTTTCTATTGGTCATGACACTTTCCACCAAATCATGCTGTTTTTTGTTATTCCTGTAGGTGTCGTTGCGCTAACTATGGGCTATCGTCGTCATCGCAGCCTAAGCGTATGGGTGCAGGGTGTGGGCGGCTTACTCATACTGACGTTTGCCGCACTGTTCGGCCATGAATTACTGGGTGAGATGGGTGAAACCTTGCTGACTATCGCCGGCTCCCTGTTTATTGTATTTGCCCATCTACGCAATTTTCAGATGCATCGACAAAGTTCATGCAGTGCGTAA